The nucleotide window CAAAAACAGAACTGAAAAACCACAAACCACTCTCACTGGTTATGCCTTGCCTTCTCTATCGAGGCCAAGTAAGGGCCTGATGCATGACCAAGTTGAGAAAGGGAAAAAATCTGAGATTTCCACAGGTTGCCGGTTGTTTGGGTTTAATTTGACAGACACCATTAGTGCAGTTATCCCGACTGACAAGGAACAAACGAACACAACGGTTGATCACAATGGTGTTTGGGGGTATCTTGCAGCTGCGTCTCATATCGATCAGAATCCAGAAACAGCTAAACAGAAGCATGTTGCAGCAGAGGCCTCGTCCAAGGAGATGCAGGCTAAGCAGGGTGCATCCACTACTTCAACCAGAAGTCGTACTAAGGTAAACATAGCGGTATCTACTTGTTTATACTTGCATTGCTTTTTTCATTATTGAAGTTCCTGATTGAAACAGTACCTGTGTATTCCAAAGGTACAAATGCAAGGGATTGCGGTTGGTCGTGCTGTTGACTTAACTGTGTTGAAAGGATATGATGATCTCATTAATGAAGtggagaaaatgtttgatatcaAGGGAGAGCTTCGCCCCAGTGGTAAATGGTCCGTTGTTTTCACTGATGATGAGGGTGATATGATGCTTGTTGGCGATGATCCATGGATGTAAGTAACTTCGAAGAAGCTCATCTGCTTTTATTTCGTTCTTTTTGCAGctgttttttataaaattgttttgTTTTGTAGGGATTTTTGCAAGATGGTGAGAAAGATCTTCATATATTCAAGCGAAGAGGTGAATAAGATTAGTCCAAGATGCAAATTTGCTGTGTCGTCTTTGGATGGTGAAGGGACTGCTGTAACCATTGATTCAGAGCATAAATCTGAAACATGAAATAATAAAGTTTGAAGACCCTTCTTATTTACATTACAcatatatattgttttattttggttttcctTGGTAGATTAAACTCTGATTAGAACAGTGAATGAAATGCAGCATTGAAGAAAAAGTACACAGTTGATGCATGGTAAAAGAATAGGAACTAGAAACACTTGTAGATTTAGAAAAAGGAAGGATTGTCCATGTGAATAGCTTTGCTTTAGTGAGTGGTTCAGCGAATAATCAATCAGACTGTAAAAAACATATGTATAAATGTTTTGCATTTTATTTGAACTTAGTTCATTGCTGGTTGGGTGGGCAAATTCTGAGTGAGCTATAGCTCTCACCATGGTCTGGCCCCCCTAAGGAGAAGCGACCCAGAAATTGTCTCGATTGTGTTATCCCGTGATCCAATCTCGATGTCTCTGCCTCCTCCAGCCTTGTGCTGGGAGGGTGGCCATGAATGTCCTTTTAAAAAAGCTGGTTATGCTATGCTGCTGGTCCCTATTGAACAGCTTCATCCACATTATTTGTCCTCTCAATTCAGTTGCAATGGATATGGTACTGGTCCTGATTCCTGAAGGggattttttttgttcttttaaaGTATGGGGCAGAGCAGTGGGTTAGCCAATCGTGGGGCGTCGGCTAATATAATAATAAGCTAATCTTGTTATGGCTTTGGTTTTATCCTAGCAATAGCTTTAAATAGGAATGCACCTTTTGCTTATTACTTGCTGCTCTGTATTAACACCAAGTGTAAAACTGCCGACtattttttgggaaaaaaaccAAAACTTTCTTATTCTATTTGGTAATTGAATAaagtgaaatgaaatatgaaaaataatgtgATGGTTGCTCGAGAATTTGATCCCTTCATaagaatgaaatagattttatgataaattatttatttcttttgagAATACCCAAGAaaattaatcattatattttataaagtaaaagattttatttttaactaaattaaaatcttattaatTCATGATAGTGTTAGATGTTTAAGATAAGGGAAAAAAGAGTAATTGATGGGGAGATGAATTAATGCGCATGTGAGATAAATGGGATTGGGAAGTGATATTGGTGGCAATGAGGGTGACTGCTTGAAAGGGCATTTTCTTGACCGAGTAAAGTCCAAAACAAGCCCACGTCTGAAACAGTATAGGATGATTCTACCTTTGGACCCTGTCAGTCAAATTGGCATCCTATGAGCCTCCTGCCACAATCCTGTGCAGCTCCTTCCACCCACCCTTCACACCGCTCTAATTATCTTTCTCACTTTTTCCCTTTAATGAAAGGCAAACCATGAATAGTTGAATAAAGCTGACGTCACCAGGAAAAGGTGCACTGGAGATTCTTGCTTTTAAGTGCTTTCACTGTTTAACCTTGTCTTTCTATACGGATATGGAGTCAAGCTTAGCTACTTTATTGCTTTATGATTAAGGTCAATCCATTCCATTAATTACAGTAGTTTTTACTTTCAACCTATCAATTCCTGGAATTGGTACAAGCTTTTTGGTTAGATGAATAGCAATCACACATTTCATTCCTATTATACAATGGAAGTAGAGTACTCTATATAGTTGGAACCCATTCTTATTTCGAAACCTGGTATTTGAAGTCTTTTTAACATATGGCTAGCATGAGAAGATCATAGCGAAAGTATATCAGAATGATCCTTGATTAATCTTTGCTGAGGGGGTTGAAAATAGCGACAACATTGGACTTAAAAGGCTGGCCTCTTTTTCTTACGGGGACCTTCCTTGCTCTCTTCTTTGTCTCCCCTTTTTGTAGGGTACAAAACAAAAAGGAACTAAAAAATAAAACCCTCCCCTATCCTTACGCATAGAGTATAGAAAGAAAATCATGGGAACTGAGGCAGAGCAAGAGTCAAGCTACACACCAAAGTTACCGCTGTTTTCAGCTCCACAAGCGCACATGCAGTCACCAGAAAGATCAGGGACGTCAACCCCTCCATTACACGTCTCAGCCTCGGTTCCGTTTCGCTGGGAAGACGAACCTGGAAAGCCAAAACCATGTACCACACTCACCCTTTTCTCTAATCCCAATCACTTGGCTCAAAAGTGCCTGGAACTGCCTCCCAGGTTGCTACAGGATGCCAAGAGCACCACTGTCTTGGAACCTGCTAGACTTCAGTCTTCTTCTTCATTCAGAATGGGAAGTGAGTGCTACGGCTCTTTTCGTGTCGGCAGTGTTAGTCCTGAGAGGGTGCAGCTAGGTACCGTGGTTCTTAGTAAGAGAGGGACCTACAAAGACAAAGGGTTTCTTGGTTCTTGGAAGAGAAAGACATTCAAGGCTAAAAGAGAAGGAGGTGGGGCTGGGAAAAGTTACGTCTTCCCATCTTCTGGTGATAAAGACAGTGAATGCagcagagaagaagaagaagaaagcaaTAGTAGCAGTGTCAAGATCACCAGAATTAAAAGGGTTGGCAGCTTTCATAACCTCTTTAATTCCAAGTCACACTTCTGGGTAAGTTCCATCTCTCAGTTTGTTTACAAATTTATAGTCTTTGTGGGGTGCTGTTATGCTACTTTCATGGTTTTCATCACAAATACTGAATGACTCACCACTTGCTTCCTCTAGTCCAAATCCTTCTTACTTGTCAAGATAATTTGCTTAAATTTTATGAAGCAGATAATTAGAGGTTGCTCTTGGATgtttaattaaagcttaaatttggaaaatcttgTCTAACCAGGGAAAGAAAAATGCTCCATGGTGATGGTAAGTGGAGATTACTTGACATAATTAGGTTTACGGGAATGGTGGCAAGTTTCTTGAAGTAGAATCTAATTGAGCTTTTTGCT belongs to Gossypium arboreum isolate Shixiya-1 chromosome 7, ASM2569848v2, whole genome shotgun sequence and includes:
- the LOC108452277 gene encoding uncharacterized protein At4g00950-like isoform X1; translation: MGTEAEQESSYTPKLPLFSAPQAHMQSPERSGTSTPPLHVSASVPFRWEDEPGKPKPCTTLTLFSNPNHLAQKCLELPPRLLQDAKSTTVLEPARLQSSSSFRMGSECYGSFRVGSVSPERVQLGTVVLSKRGTYKDKGFLGSWKRKTFKAKREGGGAGKSYVFPSSGDKDSECSREEEEESNSSSVKITRIKRVGSFHNLFNSKSHFWATIYQGLKLAVPWNKKEKKDGLMG
- the LOC108452277 gene encoding uncharacterized protein At4g00950-like isoform X2, with the protein product MGTEAEQESSYTPKLPLFSAPQAHMQSPERSGTSTPPLHVSASVPFRWEDEPGKPKPCTTLTLFSNPNHLAQKCLELPPRLLQDAKSTTVLEPARLQSSSSFRMGSECYGSFRVGSVSPERVQLGTVVLSKRGTYKDKGFLGSWKRKTFKAKREGGGAGKSYVFPSSGDKDSECSREEEEESNSSSVKITRIKRVGSFHNLFNSKSHFWGKKNAPW